The following are encoded in a window of Citrobacter freundii genomic DNA:
- a CDS encoding ABC transporter permease, whose translation MSIAILAPGSRARRVSTRLIQVAMTLFGLLLLTFFIGRVMPIDPVLAIVGPDADQSTYQQVYHQLGFDKSLAAQFGIYFTNLLHGDLGNALLTGKPVMDDIVRVFPATIELATMAIVVGAGLGIPLGVLAAARRNSLSDYVVRIISLAGYSTPIFWVGMMGLLVFYAWLSWVGGAGRLDLGLDGLVPRQTGLMTVDALLAGNATVFWNAINHLVLPAALLGFHSLAYISRMTRSFMLAQLSQEFIITARVKGLTERQVIWNHAFRNILVQLLTVVALAYGSLLEGAVLIETVFSWPGFGSYLTGSLLLGDMNAVMGCVLLVGVIFVMLNLLSDMLYQFFDPRTKS comes from the coding sequence ATGAGCATTGCCATACTTGCACCTGGCTCACGCGCCCGGCGTGTCTCGACCCGTCTGATACAGGTGGCAATGACGTTGTTTGGATTGCTGCTGCTGACCTTTTTTATCGGTCGCGTCATGCCGATCGACCCGGTACTGGCGATCGTGGGACCTGATGCGGATCAGAGCACCTATCAGCAAGTGTATCACCAGTTAGGCTTTGATAAATCGCTGGCGGCGCAGTTTGGTATTTACTTCACCAATCTTCTGCACGGCGATCTGGGTAATGCGCTGCTGACCGGTAAGCCGGTGATGGATGACATTGTACGCGTTTTCCCGGCCACCATTGAGCTGGCGACGATGGCCATTGTGGTAGGGGCGGGTCTGGGGATCCCGCTGGGGGTGTTGGCGGCGGCACGACGCAATAGCCTGTCGGATTACGTGGTGCGCATCATTAGCCTGGCAGGTTATTCCACACCGATTTTCTGGGTGGGGATGATGGGGCTGCTGGTGTTCTACGCCTGGCTAAGCTGGGTGGGCGGCGCGGGGCGTCTGGATCTCGGACTGGACGGGCTGGTGCCACGCCAGACCGGATTAATGACCGTCGACGCGCTGTTGGCCGGTAATGCCACCGTGTTCTGGAATGCCATTAATCATCTGGTTTTGCCTGCTGCGCTATTGGGTTTTCACTCGCTGGCTTACATCAGCCGTATGACCCGTAGCTTTATGCTGGCGCAGCTTTCACAGGAGTTCATTATCACCGCGCGCGTCAAAGGGCTGACCGAGCGTCAGGTCATCTGGAACCATGCGTTTCGCAATATTCTGGTGCAACTGCTCACGGTTGTCGCGCTGGCCTACGGTTCGCTATTGGAAGGCGCGGTGCTGATTGAAACCGTCTTTTCCTGGCCCGGTTTTGGCTCCTATTTAACCGGCAGCCTGCTGCTGGGTGACATGAATGCGGTGATGGGCTGCGTGCTGCTGGTTGGGGTGATTTTCGTCATGCTCAATCTGCTCTCCGACATGCTGTATCAATTCTTTGATCCGAGGACAAAATCATGA
- a CDS encoding ABC transporter permease, which yields MTVSLDTPRDSGNSEQRLRAKQALLRARGFMGKMARNPLTAIGGGIIALLLLVAIFAPLIAPYNPLVQDLNSALVAPNAQHWFGTDEFGRDIFSRLVYGSRITLYIVLLVSVTVGPLGLLLGVTAGYFGGKVDMVLMRVTDIFISFPSLVLALAFVAALGPGLEHVVIAITLTAWPPIARLARAETLSLRQADFISAVRLQGASAGRVLWRHIVPLCLPSVIIRITMNMAGIILTAAGLGFLGLGAQPPDPEWGAMISSGRTYMMECWWVVTIPGLAILINSLAFNFLGDGLRDILDPRSE from the coding sequence ATGACGGTTTCTCTGGATACGCCGCGGGATAGCGGCAATAGCGAACAACGTCTGCGGGCGAAGCAGGCGCTGCTGCGAGCGCGTGGGTTCATGGGCAAGATGGCGCGTAACCCGCTGACCGCCATTGGCGGCGGAATTATTGCGTTGTTATTGCTGGTGGCCATTTTTGCCCCGCTTATCGCACCGTACAACCCGCTGGTGCAGGATTTAAACAGTGCGCTGGTGGCGCCGAACGCGCAGCACTGGTTCGGGACCGATGAGTTTGGCCGCGATATCTTTAGCCGCCTGGTGTATGGCTCGCGCATCACGCTGTATATCGTGCTGCTGGTGTCGGTCACCGTAGGGCCGCTCGGTCTGCTGCTTGGCGTCACGGCGGGTTACTTCGGTGGCAAGGTCGACATGGTACTGATGCGCGTCACCGACATTTTCATTTCTTTTCCAAGCCTGGTACTGGCACTGGCCTTTGTCGCGGCACTCGGTCCGGGGCTGGAGCACGTAGTAATTGCCATTACGCTGACCGCCTGGCCGCCGATTGCGCGTCTGGCTCGTGCGGAAACGCTCTCGTTGCGTCAGGCCGATTTTATCTCTGCCGTTCGCCTGCAGGGGGCATCGGCAGGACGTGTGCTGTGGCGTCACATCGTACCGCTGTGCCTGCCGTCGGTGATTATTCGTATCACCATGAATATGGCGGGGATCATTCTGACCGCTGCGGGCCTTGGGTTTCTGGGGTTAGGGGCTCAGCCACCGGATCCGGAATGGGGGGCGATGATCTCCAGCGGGCGCACCTACATGATGGAATGCTGGTGGGTAGTGACTATTCCGGGGCTGGCGATTTTGATCAACAGCCTGGCGTTCAACTTCTTAGGAGATGGCTTACGTGACATCCTCGATCCTCGCAGCGAATGA
- a CDS encoding ABC transporter ATP-binding protein, with product MTSSILAANDSPLLDVRNLHVDFINGGAVTQAVRGVSFQLGREKLAIVGESGSGKSTVGRALLHLHPKKARVTADKMQFSDVDLAHASEAQMRQIRGKRISMIMQDPKYSLNPVVSVGDQIAEAWLTHHPGRKAEAKARALEMLEVVRIRQPQRVYQLYPHEISGGQGQRVMIAMMLITDPELVIADEPTSALDVSVRLQVLGLLDSLVESRGLGLIFISHDINLVRSFCDRVLVMYAGRVVESIAAGDLHHAQHPYTQGLISALPEIHNRRAVLPVLQRQPSWLSEEGI from the coding sequence GTGACATCCTCGATCCTCGCAGCGAATGATTCGCCTCTGCTTGATGTGCGTAACCTGCACGTCGATTTTATCAACGGCGGCGCGGTCACCCAGGCGGTGCGCGGCGTCTCCTTTCAACTCGGCCGTGAAAAACTGGCGATTGTGGGTGAGTCAGGCTCCGGTAAATCCACCGTCGGGCGAGCGCTGCTGCACCTGCATCCGAAAAAAGCACGGGTTACGGCAGACAAAATGCAGTTTAGCGATGTGGATTTAGCCCATGCCAGCGAGGCGCAGATGCGGCAAATTCGCGGCAAGCGTATCTCGATGATTATGCAGGACCCGAAATACTCCCTTAATCCGGTGGTGAGCGTTGGCGATCAGATTGCCGAAGCCTGGCTTACCCATCATCCGGGGCGCAAGGCTGAGGCCAAAGCCAGGGCGCTGGAAATGCTGGAGGTGGTGCGTATTCGTCAGCCGCAGCGAGTGTATCAGCTCTATCCGCACGAGATTTCTGGTGGCCAGGGGCAACGTGTCATGATCGCGATGATGTTAATCACCGATCCTGAACTGGTGATTGCCGACGAACCCACCTCGGCGCTGGACGTGTCGGTGCGTCTGCAGGTGTTGGGGCTGCTTGACTCGCTGGTGGAGTCGCGCGGGTTGGGGCTTATTTTTATCAGCCATGACATCAACCTGGTGCGCAGCTTCTGCGATCGCGTCCTGGTGATGTATGCCGGGCGGGTGGTGGAATCCATCGCCGCAGGCGATCTCCATCATGCGCAGCATCCCTATACTCAGGGGCTGATTAGCGCATTGCCAGAAATCCACAACCGCCGGGCGGTGCTGCCGGTGCTGCAACGTCAGCCCAGTTGGCTGAGTGAGGAGGGGATATGA
- a CDS encoding ABC transporter ATP-binding protein has product MIDVKNLNLAFGEGEKRNQVLYDVTFGVQPGEVYGLVGESGSGKTTVLKCLAGLFTHWQGELAIDGQALGHRIRRERCRLVQMVFQDPYGSLHPRHTISDILEEPLLIHGIADRDRRVNGLLDKVGLNRAFRDRYPHQLSGGQRQRVAIARALILEPQVLLLDEPTSALDVSVQAEILNLLAELQKESSLTYLLVTHDLGVIAHLCQKVAVMQYGKILETLTVDALVNGEAQTEYTRMLISGSQRYSRDLAREVAAY; this is encoded by the coding sequence ATGATCGACGTTAAAAATCTGAACCTGGCATTTGGTGAGGGAGAAAAACGCAATCAGGTGCTGTATGACGTGACGTTTGGGGTTCAGCCCGGAGAGGTCTACGGTCTGGTTGGAGAGTCTGGTTCGGGAAAGACAACCGTACTGAAGTGTCTGGCTGGACTGTTTACCCATTGGCAGGGTGAACTGGCGATCGACGGACAAGCCCTGGGTCACCGTATTCGCCGCGAACGCTGCCGCCTGGTACAGATGGTATTCCAGGACCCATATGGTTCACTGCATCCCCGGCATACCATCAGCGATATCCTCGAAGAGCCGCTGTTGATCCACGGCATTGCTGACCGGGATCGGCGGGTTAACGGGCTGCTGGATAAGGTCGGTCTGAACCGGGCATTTCGCGACCGGTATCCGCATCAGCTTTCTGGCGGGCAGCGTCAGCGTGTGGCGATTGCGCGGGCGCTAATCCTCGAACCGCAGGTGCTGTTGCTGGACGAGCCGACCTCTGCGTTGGACGTATCGGTACAGGCCGAAATTCTTAACCTGCTGGCTGAATTGCAAAAGGAGTCCAGCCTGACCTATCTGCTGGTCACCCACGATCTGGGGGTTATTGCGCATTTGTGTCAGAAAGTGGCGGTGATGCAATACGGAAAAATTCTTGAAACGCTCACCGTGGATGCGCTGGTCAACGGTGAGGCGCAAACCGAGTATACCCGGATGTTAATAAGCGGCAGCCAGCGCTATTCCCGCGATCTGGCGCGGGAAGTGGCGGCGTACTAG
- the yegS gene encoding lipid kinase YegS codes for MIAFPASLLILNGKSADNPPLREAIALLRDEGVEIHVRVTWEKGDARRYVDEARQLGVATVIAGGGDGTINEVSTALIHCQGEDIPALGILPLGTANDFATSVGIPDVLDKALKLAIAGNAVEIDMVQVNDKTCFINMATGGFGTRVTTETPEKLKAALGGVSYFIHGLMRMDTLKPDSCEIRGENFHWQGDALVIGIGNGRQAGGGQQLCPTALINDGLLQLRIFTGDELLPALLSALTQSDDNPNIIDGASSWFDIRAPHEITFNLDGEPLSGQEFHIEILPAALRCRLPPGCPLLR; via the coding sequence ATGATAGCATTCCCAGCCAGCTTACTGATCCTGAATGGAAAAAGTGCTGATAATCCCCCGCTGCGCGAGGCGATTGCCCTGCTACGCGATGAGGGCGTTGAGATCCATGTGCGCGTCACCTGGGAAAAAGGCGACGCCCGGCGTTACGTTGATGAGGCCCGCCAGTTGGGCGTTGCCACCGTCATTGCGGGCGGCGGTGATGGCACCATCAACGAAGTCTCCACCGCGCTCATCCATTGCCAGGGGGAGGATATACCCGCACTGGGGATTTTGCCGCTGGGAACCGCAAATGACTTCGCCACCAGCGTGGGTATTCCTGATGTTCTGGATAAAGCCTTGAAGCTGGCCATCGCCGGCAATGCGGTTGAAATAGATATGGTGCAGGTCAATGATAAAACCTGTTTTATCAATATGGCGACGGGCGGATTCGGCACGCGGGTCACGACAGAAACACCAGAAAAACTCAAAGCCGCGCTGGGCGGCGTGTCGTACTTTATTCATGGGCTCATGCGCATGGACACGCTGAAGCCCGACAGCTGCGAAATTCGCGGGGAAAACTTTCACTGGCAGGGAGACGCGCTGGTGATCGGCATCGGCAATGGTCGTCAGGCTGGCGGCGGGCAGCAACTTTGCCCCACGGCACTGATCAACGACGGTCTGCTGCAACTGCGCATTTTTACCGGCGATGAGCTTCTTCCGGCGCTACTTTCGGCACTTACCCAATCCGACGACAACCCCAATATTATTGATGGCGCGTCATCTTGGTTTGATATCCGTGCCCCGCATGAAATCACGTTTAATCTCGATGGCGAACCGCTAAGCGGGCAGGAATTTCACATCGAAATCCTCCCCGCCGCGCTGCGCTGCCGGTTACCGCCTGGTTGTCCCTTGTTACGCTAG
- the artJ gene encoding arginine ABC transporter substrate-binding protein ArtJ — translation MKKLVLAALLATFATGASAADKINFGVSATYPPFESLDASNKIVGFDIDLASALCKQMQADCTFTNHAFDSLIPALKFKKYDAVISGMDITPERSKQVSFTQPYYANSALVIAKKDTYKTFADLKGKRIGMENGTTHQKYLQDKHPEVKTVAYDSYQNAIIDLKNGRIDGVFGDTAVVNEWLKTNPQLGVATDKVTDPQYFGTGLGIAVRPDNTALLEKLNTALAAIKADGTYQKISDQWFPQ, via the coding sequence ATGAAAAAGTTAGTCCTGGCCGCATTACTTGCTACCTTCGCCACCGGCGCCTCTGCTGCTGATAAAATCAATTTCGGTGTCTCAGCAACCTACCCGCCATTCGAATCGTTGGATGCCAGCAATAAAATTGTTGGTTTTGACATCGACCTGGCTTCAGCATTGTGCAAACAAATGCAGGCTGACTGTACTTTTACTAATCATGCGTTCGACAGCCTGATCCCCGCGCTGAAATTCAAAAAATACGATGCGGTGATTTCCGGTATGGACATCACGCCAGAACGTAGTAAGCAGGTCTCCTTTACTCAGCCCTACTATGCCAACTCAGCGCTGGTCATTGCGAAAAAAGACACCTATAAAACCTTTGCTGATTTGAAAGGCAAACGTATCGGCATGGAAAACGGCACCACGCACCAGAAATACCTGCAGGATAAACATCCTGAAGTGAAAACCGTGGCGTACGACAGCTACCAGAATGCGATCATTGACCTGAAAAACGGGCGTATTGATGGCGTATTTGGCGACACTGCCGTAGTTAACGAGTGGCTGAAAACCAATCCGCAGTTAGGCGTAGCAACGGACAAAGTAACTGACCCGCAATACTTCGGCACCGGCCTTGGCATTGCCGTTCGCCCGGATAACACCGCGCTGCTGGAAAAACTGAACACCGCGCTGGCCGCCATTAAAGCTGACGGTACCTATCAAAAAATCAGCGATCAGTGGTTCCCGCAGTAA
- the artM gene encoding arginine ABC transporter permease ArtM produces MLEYLPELMKGLHTSLTLTVASIVVALVMALIFTVILTLKTPVLVWLVRAYITLFTGTPLLVQIFLIYYGPGQFPALQEYPVLWHLLSEPWLCALIALSLNSAAYTTQLFYGAIRAIPEGQWQSCGALGMSKKDTLAILLPYAFKRALSSYSNEVVLVFKSTSLAYTITLMEVMGYSQLLYGRTYDVMVFGAAGVIYLIVNGLLTLMMRLIERKALAFEHRN; encoded by the coding sequence ATGCTTGAGTATTTACCAGAACTGATGAAAGGGCTGCATACCAGCCTGACGTTGACGGTTGCCTCCATCGTGGTTGCGCTGGTCATGGCGCTGATTTTCACCGTCATCCTGACGCTGAAAACTCCGGTGCTGGTGTGGCTGGTACGCGCCTACATTACGCTGTTTACCGGTACGCCGCTGTTGGTGCAAATCTTCCTGATCTACTACGGTCCGGGGCAGTTTCCCGCGCTGCAGGAGTATCCGGTCCTCTGGCATCTGCTGTCAGAACCCTGGCTGTGCGCCTTGATTGCGCTGTCGTTAAACAGTGCCGCGTATACCACGCAGCTGTTCTACGGCGCTATTCGCGCAATCCCGGAAGGTCAGTGGCAATCCTGTGGTGCATTGGGGATGAGCAAGAAAGATACGCTGGCCATCTTGCTGCCGTACGCCTTTAAACGCGCCCTCTCCTCGTACTCCAACGAAGTGGTGCTGGTGTTCAAAAGTACCTCCCTGGCCTACACCATCACGCTGATGGAAGTCATGGGTTACAGCCAGCTGTTGTATGGTCGTACCTATGACGTCATGGTCTTCGGCGCGGCGGGCGTGATTTATCTGATTGTTAACGGCCTGCTGACGTTGATGATGCGCTTAATCGAGCGTAAAGCACTGGCGTTTGAACACCGCAATTAA
- the artQ gene encoding arginine ABC transporter permease ArtQ has product MNEFFPLASAAGMTVGLAVCALIIGLALAMLFAVWESAKWRPVAWTGSALVTLLRGLPEILVVLFIYFGSSQLLLTLADGFTINLGIVQIPVQMEIENFDVSPFLCGVIALSLLYAAYASQTLRGALKAVPLGQWESGQALGLSKTAIFFRLVMPQMWRHALPGLGNQWLVLLKDTALVSLISVNDLMLQTKSIATRTQEPFTWYIVAAAIYLVITLLSQYILKRIDLRATRFERRPG; this is encoded by the coding sequence ATGAATGAATTTTTTCCTTTAGCAAGCGCCGCCGGGATGACCGTCGGCCTTGCCGTTTGTGCGCTGATCATTGGCCTGGCTCTCGCAATGTTGTTTGCCGTCTGGGAGTCTGCTAAATGGCGTCCAGTGGCATGGACGGGTTCAGCCCTGGTGACGCTCCTGCGCGGACTGCCGGAAATTCTGGTGGTTCTGTTTATCTATTTCGGTTCCTCCCAGTTGCTGCTGACGCTGGCCGATGGGTTTACGATAAATCTTGGCATCGTGCAGATCCCGGTGCAGATGGAGATCGAAAACTTCGACGTCAGTCCGTTCCTGTGCGGCGTCATTGCGCTGTCATTGCTGTATGCGGCCTATGCGTCGCAAACGCTGCGTGGCGCACTGAAAGCCGTCCCGCTCGGGCAATGGGAGTCTGGTCAGGCGCTAGGGCTGTCCAAAACCGCGATCTTCTTTCGTCTGGTGATGCCGCAAATGTGGCGTCATGCCCTGCCGGGACTGGGTAACCAGTGGCTGGTTTTGCTGAAAGATACCGCGCTGGTAAGCCTGATCAGCGTCAACGATCTGATGCTGCAAACCAAAAGCATTGCCACGCGTACTCAGGAGCCGTTTACCTGGTACATCGTGGCGGCGGCCATTTATCTGGTGATAACGCTGTTGAGTCAGTACATTCTCAAACGCATTGACCTGCGCGCGACACGTTTTGAGCGGAGACCGGGCTGA
- the artI gene encoding arginine ABC transporter substrate-binding protein ArtI, giving the protein MKKVLIAALIAGFSLSATAAQTIRFATEASYPPFESIDANNNIVGFDVDLANALCKEIDATCTFTNQAFDSLIPSLKFRRFDAVMAGMDITPEREKQVLFTTPYYDNSALFVGQQGKYTSIDQLKGKKVGVQNGTTHQKFIMDKHPEVTTVPYDSYQNAKLDLQNGRIDGVFGDTAVVTEWLKDNPKLAAVGDKVTDKDYFGTGLGIAMRQGNTELQQKFNAALEKVKKDGTYETIYNKWFQK; this is encoded by the coding sequence ATGAAAAAAGTTCTGATTGCCGCGCTAATCGCAGGTTTTAGCCTTTCCGCTACCGCAGCCCAAACCATTCGCTTCGCTACCGAAGCGTCTTATCCTCCGTTTGAATCCATTGATGCTAATAACAACATCGTGGGTTTTGACGTTGACCTGGCAAATGCGCTGTGTAAAGAGATCGACGCCACCTGTACGTTCACTAACCAGGCTTTCGACAGCCTGATCCCAAGCCTGAAATTCCGCCGTTTTGACGCGGTAATGGCCGGTATGGACATCACGCCGGAGCGTGAAAAACAGGTGTTGTTCACTACGCCTTACTATGACAACTCCGCGTTGTTTGTTGGTCAACAGGGTAAATACACCAGCATTGACCAGCTGAAAGGCAAGAAAGTGGGCGTACAAAACGGCACCACGCACCAGAAATTCATCATGGATAAACATCCGGAAGTCACCACCGTCCCGTATGACAGCTACCAGAATGCCAAACTCGACCTGCAGAACGGGCGTATTGATGGCGTCTTTGGTGATACCGCTGTCGTGACCGAATGGCTGAAGGACAATCCGAAACTGGCCGCCGTTGGCGATAAAGTCACCGATAAAGATTACTTCGGTACCGGTCTGGGCATCGCCATGCGCCAGGGCAATACCGAGCTGCAGCAGAAATTCAATGCTGCGCTGGAAAAAGTGAAGAAAGATGGGACGTACGAAACCATCTATAACAAATGGTTCCAGAAGTAA
- the artP gene encoding arginine ABC transporter ATP-binding protein ArtP, with protein MSIQLNGINCFYGAHQALFDITLDCPQGETLVLLGPSGAGKSSLLRVLNLLEMPRSGTLSIAGNRFDFTKTPSDKAIRELRQNVGMVFQQYNLWPHLTVQQNLIEAPCRVLGLSKDQALARAEKLLERLRLKPYSDRYPLHLSGGQQQRVAIARALMMEPQVLLFDEPTAALDPEITAQIVSIIRELAETNITQVIVTHEVEVARKTASRVVYMENGHIVEFGNASCFANPQTEAFKNYLSH; from the coding sequence ATGAGTATTCAATTAAACGGCATTAACTGCTTCTACGGCGCACATCAGGCGCTGTTCGATATCACGCTGGATTGCCCTCAGGGCGAAACACTGGTGTTACTTGGCCCAAGTGGAGCCGGGAAAAGCTCGCTACTGCGCGTACTCAACCTGCTTGAGATGCCGCGTTCGGGCACGCTCTCTATTGCCGGTAACCGTTTCGACTTCACGAAAACACCTTCTGACAAAGCCATTCGCGAACTGCGTCAGAACGTGGGCATGGTCTTTCAGCAATACAATCTTTGGCCGCATCTTACTGTGCAGCAGAACCTGATCGAAGCGCCCTGCCGCGTGCTGGGTCTGAGCAAGGACCAGGCGCTGGCGCGTGCCGAGAAGCTGCTGGAACGTCTGCGACTGAAGCCCTATAGCGATCGTTACCCACTGCATCTTTCCGGCGGCCAGCAACAGCGTGTGGCCATTGCCCGCGCGTTAATGATGGAGCCACAGGTGCTGCTGTTTGATGAACCGACCGCAGCGCTTGACCCGGAAATTACCGCACAAATCGTCAGCATCATTCGTGAGCTGGCAGAAACCAATATTACTCAGGTGATCGTCACCCACGAAGTGGAAGTCGCCCGTAAAACGGCCAGTCGTGTGGTGTATATGGAAAACGGTCATATCGTCGAGTTTGGGAATGCGAGCTGCTTTGCCAACCCGCAAACCGAAGCGTTTAAAAACTATCTCTCTCACTAA
- a CDS encoding lipoprotein produces the protein MRYSKLSLLVPCALLLSACTTVTPAYKDNGPRSGACVEGGPDSVAQQFYDYRIQHRSNDITALRPYLSDNLAKLLTDASRDNSHRELLTSDPFSSRTTLPDSASVASASTIPNSDARNIPLRVELKQGNQTWRDEVLMIREGQCWVVDDVRYLGGSVHAPAGTLRQSVENR, from the coding sequence ATGCGCTACTCGAAACTCTCTCTGTTGGTCCCCTGTGCACTTCTTCTCAGCGCCTGTACCACCGTTACTCCGGCTTATAAAGACAACGGCCCGCGTAGCGGCGCTTGCGTGGAAGGTGGGCCAGACAGCGTGGCACAACAGTTCTATGATTACCGCATTCAGCATCGTAGCAACGACATCACCGCCCTGCGTCCGTACTTAAGTGACAACCTGGCGAAATTGCTGACCGATGCCAGCCGCGATAACTCGCACCGCGAGCTGCTGACCAGCGATCCCTTCTCCAGCCGCACCACCTTACCGGACAGCGCCAGTGTCGCCAGCGCCTCGACCATTCCGAATAGTGATGCACGTAACATTCCGCTGCGCGTAGAGCTTAAGCAGGGTAATCAAACCTGGCGTGATGAAGTACTGATGATCCGTGAAGGCCAGTGCTGGGTCGTGGATGATGTTCGCTATCTGGGTGGCAGTGTACATGCGCCAGCCGGGACGCTGCGCCAGTCTGTCGAAAACCGTTAA
- the cspG gene encoding cold shock protein CspG, with translation MSNKMTGLVKWFNPEKGFGFITPKDGSKDVFVHFSAIQSNDFKTLNENQEVEFSVEQGPKGPSAVNVVAL, from the coding sequence ATGTCTAATAAAATGACGGGTTTAGTTAAGTGGTTTAATCCTGAGAAAGGTTTTGGATTCATCACGCCCAAAGATGGTAGCAAAGATGTGTTTGTGCATTTTTCTGCTATCCAAAGTAACGACTTTAAAACGCTGAATGAAAATCAGGAAGTCGAGTTTAGCGTGGAGCAGGGACCTAAAGGCCCATCCGCTGTTAATGTTGTGGCGCTCTAA
- a CDS encoding cold-shock protein, translating into MTNHIHFRCPCCHGSQYRTSSFDVTEGNPFGAKCIFCKSKMITFDNVAMYIQSGQTPLDFRK; encoded by the coding sequence ATTACTAATCATATTCACTTTCGCTGCCCATGTTGCCATGGTTCGCAGTACAGAACATCGAGCTTCGATGTGACTGAGGGAAATCCGTTTGGCGCGAAATGTATTTTTTGCAAATCTAAAATGATTACATTTGATAATGTTGCAATGTACATTCAGTCCGGCCAGACTCCGCTGGATTTCAGAAAATAA
- a CDS encoding GnsA/GnsB family addiction module toxin: MDVEKLKNKTEADISEFITKKIVELKKKTGKEVSDIQFIAREKMTGLESYDIKIKLI; this comes from the coding sequence ATGGACGTCGAGAAATTAAAAAATAAAACTGAAGCGGATATATCTGAGTTCATCACAAAGAAAATTGTTGAGCTGAAGAAAAAGACCGGGAAAGAAGTTTCCGATATTCAGTTTATCGCTCGTGAGAAAATGACCGGGCTTGAAAGTTATGACATTAAAATTAAGTTGATCTAA